In Halorussus limi, a genomic segment contains:
- a CDS encoding carbohydrate ABC transporter permease, giving the protein MSSPPASPNPEDHTRRERVEQTVRDTDGRRAALYAVLLALVAFYLAPLEAGLMTAFKTTDAFNRTVPFLPPITFESGLVAVEGFTVEPWRVAFDAMSGALINSLLLAVPATVLSATLGSIAAYGLTTIDWKYQTTLVALFIAGIFIPYQAVLVPLSRLYAIVNTQELLSFLWGLPLMHDHYASIINLIVTHTAYGIPITFLLFRGYYQSLSDEMIEAARLDGASVYSIYRNIILPLSKPMFAVTLIYQFTQVWNDLLFALVILPSGGGAAAPVTVALNSLTGGIVESFNTQMAGAFVAALPTLLVYVLFGEQFAKGVAGEA; this is encoded by the coding sequence ATGAGCAGTCCGCCAGCCAGTCCGAATCCGGAGGACCACACCAGACGCGAGCGAGTCGAACAGACGGTTCGAGACACCGACGGCCGGCGAGCCGCGCTCTACGCTGTACTCCTCGCGCTCGTCGCGTTCTACCTCGCGCCGCTGGAGGCGGGCCTGATGACCGCGTTCAAGACGACCGACGCGTTCAACAGGACGGTCCCGTTCCTGCCGCCGATCACCTTCGAGTCGGGACTCGTCGCCGTCGAGGGATTCACGGTCGAACCGTGGCGGGTCGCGTTCGACGCGATGTCGGGCGCGCTGATAAACAGCCTCCTGTTGGCGGTCCCGGCGACGGTCCTGTCGGCGACCCTCGGGTCCATCGCGGCCTACGGGCTGACGACCATCGACTGGAAGTACCAGACCACGCTGGTCGCGCTGTTCATCGCGGGCATCTTCATCCCGTATCAGGCAGTGCTGGTGCCCCTCTCGCGGCTCTACGCCATCGTCAACACGCAGGAACTGCTGTCGTTCCTGTGGGGCTTGCCGCTGATGCACGACCACTACGCGAGCATCATCAACCTCATCGTCACCCACACCGCGTACGGGATTCCCATCACGTTCCTGTTGTTCCGGGGCTACTACCAGTCGCTCTCCGATGAGATGATAGAGGCCGCGCGACTGGACGGCGCGAGCGTCTACAGCATCTACCGCAACATCATCCTGCCGCTGTCGAAGCCGATGTTCGCGGTGACGCTCATCTACCAGTTCACGCAGGTCTGGAACGACCTGCTGTTCGCGCTGGTCATCCTGCCGTCGGGCGGCGGTGCGGCCGCACCCGTGACCGTCGCGCTCAACAGTCTGACCGGCGGCATCGTGGAATCGTTCAACACCCAGATGGCGGGCGCGTTCGTCGCGGCCCTGCCCACGCTGCTGGTGTACGTCCTGTTCGGTGAACAGTTCGCGAAAGGAGTCGCAGGCGAAGCATGA
- a CDS encoding carbohydrate ABC transporter permease has product MQRLRDVLRRITPRNGDETGPVRTDGGESADGSRASPDLRTDGGATVSGESAEATESETRSGGSFLSSDFVQSMPFWLPPFLLMGFFVYGAIGWNLVISLTDFEGLLLPEYKISQFDLEMYREAFSDPSFWTAAQNTLVLLVAFTGVCLVVGLLLAILVDQEIRFENTFRIIYLLPMSLSFVVTAKFWAWMYNPQIGMINVTLRQLGLDFLTLQWISNPDTKLAAVIFALIWQFSGYAMVVYLAGLRAIPTSHYEAAKVDGASTLKMYWRVILPQLRASTMSAAVVLMVFALKAFDFLYVMFGNNPGPAADILATLMFREAFGSNNWAYGSAIAIVLFAMALAVVAPYLYSEYRRGEL; this is encoded by the coding sequence ATGCAACGACTCAGAGACGTACTCCGACGGATAACCCCCCGGAACGGCGACGAGACGGGGCCGGTTCGCACGGATGGCGGGGAGTCGGCCGACGGTTCGCGGGCCTCGCCGGACCTCCGCACCGACGGCGGGGCCACGGTCAGCGGCGAGTCCGCCGAAGCCACCGAGTCCGAGACGCGGAGCGGCGGGTCGTTCCTGTCGAGCGACTTCGTCCAGTCGATGCCGTTCTGGCTGCCGCCGTTCCTGCTGATGGGCTTTTTCGTGTACGGAGCCATCGGGTGGAACCTCGTCATCTCGCTGACCGACTTCGAGGGGCTGTTGCTGCCGGAGTACAAGATTTCCCAATTCGACCTCGAAATGTATCGCGAGGCGTTCTCGGACCCGTCGTTCTGGACCGCGGCCCAGAACACGCTGGTCCTGCTGGTGGCGTTCACGGGGGTCTGTCTCGTGGTCGGCCTCCTGCTCGCCATCCTCGTGGACCAGGAGATACGGTTCGAGAACACCTTCCGAATCATCTATCTGCTGCCGATGAGCCTGTCGTTCGTCGTGACCGCGAAGTTCTGGGCGTGGATGTACAACCCCCAGATAGGGATGATAAACGTCACGCTCCGCCAGTTGGGTCTGGACTTCCTGACGCTCCAGTGGATCTCGAACCCCGACACCAAACTGGCGGCGGTCATCTTCGCGCTCATCTGGCAGTTCTCGGGGTACGCGATGGTCGTGTACCTCGCGGGGCTTCGAGCGATTCCGACGTCTCACTACGAGGCCGCGAAGGTCGACGGCGCGAGCACCCTGAAGATGTACTGGCGGGTCATCCTGCCCCAACTTCGGGCCTCGACCATGAGCGCCGCGGTGGTGCTGATGGTGTTCGCGCTGAAGGCCTTCGACTTCCTCTACGTGATGTTCGGCAACAACCCCGGCCCGGCCGCGGACATCCTCGCGACGCTGATGTTCCGCGAGGCGTTCGGGTCGAACAACTGGGCGTACGGGTCGGCCATCGCCATCGTGCTGTTCGCCATGGCGCTGGCGGTGGTCGCACCGTACCTCTACAGCGAATACCGACGAGGTGAACTATGA
- a CDS encoding ABC transporter substrate-binding protein: MTDANEGSDVSRRDYIKAAGAGTIGVTGLAGCMGGGGEGDSTTTTDSGSETTTGSSDGGDTTTEEQSSNYKPLEVQHWWTGGDGAAAVKALFEGFKEKHPDIKVNQNPVPGGAGQNLKTVIKKRVLNNNPPSSWQAWPGAHLQPFVEADKLKDIGDSVWSTNNMKSAYKQGPKDVAKPGGKFVTVPINIHRLNNLFYNKKVVEKAGVDPASISKPSDLVAAMKKVENNTDAVGMAHQTKSAWSTSQLWAQVLLGEYGKETYVAFTEGKVEENKKAIKDSLQIVKDYKQYFNDDAGSISWTEANKKVINGEAAFFHQGDWAAGMYRSQDGFKFDSEWGQVPFPGTEGIYALNMDSFPFPKNNPSPKATEKFLQYCGSVDAQERFNPKKGSIPPRTDVPKDKFGPFLSRQMDDFKNSKAQVKSIQHGLAIPPEAKSNFGDAMSTFTSGWNVDKTYSQLTKAFN, encoded by the coding sequence ATGACAGATGCCAACGAAGGTTCCGACGTTTCTCGGCGCGATTACATCAAAGCGGCCGGTGCGGGTACTATCGGCGTAACCGGACTGGCCGGTTGCATGGGTGGCGGTGGCGAGGGCGACTCTACGACGACCACCGACTCCGGTTCGGAGACGACCACGGGGTCGTCCGACGGCGGCGACACTACCACCGAGGAGCAGTCCTCGAACTACAAGCCGCTGGAGGTCCAGCACTGGTGGACCGGCGGTGACGGTGCCGCGGCGGTCAAGGCGCTGTTCGAGGGCTTCAAGGAGAAGCACCCCGACATCAAGGTCAACCAGAACCCCGTCCCCGGCGGTGCGGGCCAGAACCTCAAGACGGTCATCAAGAAGCGCGTGCTGAACAACAACCCGCCGAGTTCGTGGCAGGCGTGGCCGGGCGCGCACCTCCAGCCGTTCGTGGAAGCGGACAAACTGAAGGACATCGGCGACTCGGTCTGGTCGACCAACAACATGAAGAGCGCGTACAAGCAGGGGCCGAAGGACGTCGCCAAGCCCGGCGGGAAGTTCGTCACGGTCCCCATCAACATCCACCGACTCAACAACCTCTTCTACAACAAGAAGGTCGTCGAGAAGGCGGGCGTCGACCCCGCGTCCATCTCGAAGCCCAGTGACCTCGTTGCCGCGATGAAGAAGGTCGAGAACAACACCGACGCGGTCGGCATGGCCCACCAGACCAAGTCCGCGTGGTCCACCTCCCAGCTCTGGGCGCAGGTCCTCCTCGGCGAGTACGGTAAGGAGACCTACGTGGCGTTCACCGAGGGGAAGGTCGAGGAGAACAAGAAGGCCATCAAGGACTCGCTCCAGATAGTCAAAGACTACAAGCAGTACTTCAACGACGACGCCGGGTCCATCTCGTGGACCGAGGCGAACAAGAAGGTCATCAACGGCGAGGCCGCCTTCTTCCATCAGGGCGACTGGGCCGCGGGCATGTACCGCTCGCAGGACGGGTTCAAGTTCGACTCCGAGTGGGGTCAGGTTCCGTTCCCCGGCACCGAGGGCATCTACGCGCTCAACATGGACTCGTTCCCCTTCCCGAAGAACAACCCTTCGCCGAAGGCCACCGAGAAGTTCCTGCAGTACTGTGGCTCGGTCGATGCCCAGGAGCGGTTCAACCCGAAGAAGGGGTCGATTCCGCCCCGGACCGACGTTCCCAAGGACAAGTTCGGTCCGTTCCTCAGCCGCCAGATGGACGACTTCAAGAACTCGAAGGCGCAGGTCAAGTCCATCCAACACGGACTCGCCATCCCGCCGGAGGCCAAGAGCAACTTCGGCGACGCGATGTCCACGTTCACGTCCGGCTGGAACGTCGACAAGACCTACAGCCAACTGACCAAGGCGTTCAACTGA
- a CDS encoding ABC transporter substrate-binding protein, with translation MTGSEDSHEASRRTYLKTVTAGTIGLTGLAGCTGGGGSEATTTTTDATTETTESMDGGDTTTEGESSTDYKPLEVQHWWTGGDGNKAVTALFEGFKQKYPDIKLKENPVPGGGGTNLHTVIKKRVLNNNPPSSWQAWPGKNLQPFVEAGKLKDIGDSVWSKNGMKDAYLKGPKDAAKPGGKFVTVPINIHRLNNLFYNKKVVEKAGVDPASISKPSDLVAAMKKVENNTDAVGMAHSTKHPWPTLDLWEAVLLGEYGRNTYQAVAEGKIAENQQAVKGALQTVKDYKQYFNEDNGSVSWTEANTKVINGEAAFYQQGDWAAGMYRGQDGFEFGTHWDQVSFPGSKGVYAFNMDSFPFPKNNPSPKATEKFLQYCGSVDAQERFNPKKGSIPPRTDVPKDEFGPFLQRQMDDFKNSKAQVPSITHGLAVAPEPLTGMKDATATFTSDWNVDKTFQQMKQAFN, from the coding sequence ATGACAGGTAGCGAGGACAGTCACGAGGCTTCGAGACGGACGTATTTGAAAACCGTAACCGCGGGCACCATCGGACTAACCGGTCTCGCCGGTTGTACCGGCGGCGGTGGGAGCGAAGCGACGACGACTACTACCGACGCCACCACAGAGACGACGGAGTCGATGGACGGCGGGGACACCACAACCGAAGGGGAGTCCTCGACCGACTACAAACCGCTGGAGGTTCAGCACTGGTGGACCGGCGGTGACGGCAACAAGGCAGTGACCGCGCTCTTCGAGGGCTTCAAGCAGAAGTACCCCGACATCAAACTGAAGGAGAACCCGGTTCCGGGCGGCGGCGGGACGAACCTCCACACGGTCATCAAGAAGCGCGTGCTGAACAACAACCCGCCGAGTTCGTGGCAGGCGTGGCCGGGTAAGAACCTCCAACCGTTCGTGGAGGCGGGGAAACTGAAGGACATCGGCGACTCGGTCTGGTCGAAGAACGGGATGAAGGACGCCTACCTGAAAGGGCCGAAGGACGCCGCGAAACCCGGCGGGAAGTTCGTCACGGTCCCCATCAACATCCACCGACTCAACAACCTCTTCTACAACAAGAAGGTCGTCGAGAAGGCGGGCGTCGACCCCGCGTCCATCTCGAAGCCCAGTGACCTCGTTGCCGCGATGAAGAAGGTCGAGAACAACACCGACGCGGTCGGCATGGCGCACTCGACCAAGCACCCGTGGCCGACGCTCGACCTGTGGGAGGCCGTGCTCCTCGGGGAGTACGGGCGCAATACCTACCAGGCAGTCGCCGAAGGCAAGATTGCCGAGAACCAGCAGGCCGTCAAGGGTGCCCTCCAGACAGTCAAAGACTACAAGCAGTACTTCAACGAGGACAACGGTTCGGTCAGTTGGACCGAGGCGAACACGAAGGTCATCAACGGCGAGGCGGCGTTCTACCAGCAGGGCGACTGGGCCGCGGGCATGTACCGCGGGCAGGACGGCTTCGAGTTCGGCACCCACTGGGACCAGGTCTCGTTCCCCGGGTCGAAGGGCGTCTACGCGTTCAACATGGACTCGTTCCCCTTCCCGAAGAACAACCCTTCGCCGAAGGCCACCGAGAAGTTCCTGCAGTACTGCGGTTCCGTGGACGCCCAAGAGCGGTTCAACCCGAAGAAGGGGTCGATTCCGCCCCGGACCGACGTTCCCAAGGACGAGTTCGGTCCGTTCCTCCAGCGCCAGATGGACGACTTCAAGAACTCGAAGGCGCAGGTCCCGTCTATCACGCACGGACTCGCGGTCGCACCCGAACCGCTGACGGGGATGAAGGACGCGACGGCGACCTTCACCTCGGACTGGAACGTCGACAAGACGTTCCAGCAGATGAAACAGGCGTTCAACTGA
- a CDS encoding class II fumarate hydratase yields MSDDEDYRIEEDSLGEMQVPADAYWGAQTQRALQNFPVSGITFGRRFVRALGVVKKAAARANRDLELIPEDKADAIVEAADEVIEGRHDDQFPVDVFQTGSGTSTNMNANEVIANRATEIYGGEVGSREIHPNDHVNFGQSSNDVIPTAMHVASLEAVEKDLLPALDSLREALEDKEEEFDDVVKTGRTHLQDATPVRLGQEFGGYRTQVEKGLSRVDYVRDHLSELALGGTAVGTGLNTHPDFPEKAAEYISEETGVEFREADNHFEAQAAHDAMSEAHGALRTIAGSLNKIANDLRLLASGPRNGLGEIEQPENQPGSSIMPGKINPVVAEAVNQVHKQVVGNDAAVSAGAAEGQIDLNLYKPVLAHNFLQSAEMLANASEVFGEKFVRKLEANEEHCERQVEQSMALATALNPHIGYDKASDAAKTALKEGKTVKEVVVEKGYLSEEEAEEVIDPEAMTHRGILGSGE; encoded by the coding sequence ATGAGCGACGACGAGGACTACCGGATAGAGGAGGACAGTCTCGGAGAGATGCAGGTCCCGGCAGACGCCTACTGGGGCGCACAGACCCAGCGCGCGCTACAGAACTTCCCCGTCTCGGGCATCACCTTCGGGCGGCGCTTCGTCCGTGCGCTCGGCGTCGTGAAGAAGGCCGCCGCGCGGGCCAATCGGGACCTCGAACTGATTCCCGAGGACAAGGCCGACGCCATCGTCGAGGCCGCCGACGAGGTCATCGAGGGCCGCCACGACGACCAGTTCCCGGTGGACGTGTTCCAGACCGGGTCGGGGACCTCCACGAACATGAACGCCAACGAGGTCATCGCCAACCGCGCGACCGAAATCTACGGCGGCGAAGTCGGGTCCCGCGAGATTCATCCCAACGACCACGTCAACTTCGGCCAGTCGTCGAACGACGTGATTCCGACCGCGATGCACGTCGCGTCGCTCGAAGCCGTCGAGAAGGACCTCCTGCCCGCGCTCGATTCGCTCCGCGAGGCCCTCGAAGACAAGGAGGAGGAGTTCGACGACGTGGTCAAGACCGGTCGCACTCACCTGCAGGACGCCACGCCGGTCCGCCTCGGTCAGGAGTTCGGCGGCTACCGCACGCAGGTCGAGAAGGGCCTCTCCCGGGTCGACTACGTGCGCGACCACCTCTCGGAGTTGGCGCTCGGCGGGACCGCGGTCGGTACCGGTCTCAACACCCACCCCGACTTCCCGGAGAAGGCCGCCGAGTACATCTCCGAGGAGACCGGCGTCGAGTTCCGCGAGGCCGACAACCACTTCGAGGCGCAGGCCGCCCACGACGCGATGTCGGAGGCCCACGGCGCGCTCCGCACCATCGCGGGGTCGCTCAACAAGATAGCCAACGACCTCCGCCTGCTGGCCTCCGGGCCGCGGAACGGTCTCGGCGAGATAGAACAACCGGAGAACCAGCCCGGTAGCTCCATCATGCCCGGCAAAATCAACCCCGTCGTCGCCGAGGCGGTCAATCAGGTCCACAAGCAGGTCGTGGGCAACGACGCCGCCGTGAGCGCCGGGGCCGCGGAGGGCCAGATAGACCTCAACCTCTACAAGCCGGTCCTCGCGCACAACTTCCTCCAGTCCGCGGAGATGCTCGCCAACGCTTCGGAGGTGTTCGGCGAGAAGTTCGTCCGGAAACTGGAAGCCAACGAGGAACACTGCGAGCGACAGGTCGAACAGAGCATGGCGCTGGCCACCGCGCTCAACCCCCACATCGGCTACGACAAGGCCAGCGACGCCGCCAAGACCGCCCTGAAGGAGGGCAAGACGGTCAAGGAAGTCGTCGTCGAGAAGGGCTATCTCAGCGAGGAGGAGGCCGAGGAGGTCATCGACCCCGAGGCCATGACCCACCGGGGGATTCTCGGAAGCGGCGAGTAA